The Cloeon dipterum chromosome X, ieCloDipt1.1, whole genome shotgun sequence genome includes a window with the following:
- the LOC135946804 gene encoding serine-rich adhesin for platelets-like isoform X2 encodes MFSFASKMLNNLIGTEEEQQQQQQQQQQQQQGGMFGGPMGSQQQPMGQRMMGPGGGMGGPRPQGMPMMGGPRGPPRPMGQPMGQSMGQPMGQPMGQRTMGPMGPMGPRGPQMGPPRMNGPPGPGQRMMGPPRPQMGRGGMGMGPQTGHQGPQQQQQQQQFDPMMQQQQMRPPMMQQQPMAAPPAPAAGEDVPAVDLSHLSAEERAMIESVMAKAKEMDKPEPSPTHSPQQQQIQQHQQQQQQQQQQQQQRLQQQQQQQQQQQQQQQQQRMQHQQQNQNMLPQQNQQQQQQQMQQKMQQEQQRLQQENQRLDQQRIQQQQEQRFQHQQQKQQQEQQQMLQQEQQQQQQHEQQQRHAELMNQQLKKDMDYHDTHLSRPAFQQAQQRQGWEESSSSSSSSAAAAASQQQKSQLPALSSATTSNATTTVTTTTARGSLEDRLEREYLLRSTPAASSSTSTPDPPLSSFTSTISTLTAAATAASTSFSTPSFLLSSTTDALPSNSTTTSTISKSSTSSMTSAPPVFKPISWKPSVSPPPTPPSPTKTPKYTFSSSSSSVKNSIFANESDLTKFEDPVKYNSWRASRLIEETKNLLSSQQEEREALTKSLASTATTTLATVTTTTATFASYTDSVTSVTSVKADCSSSSSEPAVTLEVAAQSPPSSAAPTTLPPILDHSPGEVYTIPEEEEEITSPIGSDGVTSLRHRGDATMGLTRSNYMDITGRPAASRDESFVGDTGLLSGSPYRLGQSGSPKSMMEFGLGSSRLRGMQDSSIDIGSSKGPDGITNPLLSDPLKNLKGSFLHRNQQQMQQEQQETIQNQLQLLQDKQQHQQQEAMMLNQQQQDILAMSTALSNSLTQQQQQINSQFGSPLQTTQPSLQSGVSGLTNSLQQMSLNQQQQQQQNNMQSMQQGSMLNSGLQQGTQMQNQQLQNNQIQNSGLQSGLQSGLQSNLQSGLQSNLQSGLQSNLQSGLQSNLQSSLQNSLQSGLQNTLQNSLQSGLQQSSGYQSPSLQSTLQSAMQNSGLQSNMQNSGLQSGMQNSGHQSAMQQNMQTGMQSNMQNSLQGGLQSMQNSLQTGLQGTNLSDMQYNQQNSMLQPNSLYNQQQSNQYGQQNMLGQQQQQQQPFQSSNNMDLGLQNQYQQQNQQDMLMAQQLGQNNYQQQMGQGGFQMNNQQQMMGQNMQFQQNKRGLKLMDFMDGDSAHKQHQQQQQQHQQQQQQGHDGKTGTISGMLADFSRALGLGSTSPRPSPSEDKSMMLGQHGMLPHSLSQHQQHQQLPMSSASYSVVSQPQVSYGQPHMHSTSASAASQLLSSQPTSSAYQNQLASSTIAGLPVTVLQGTPQTTLVLTSCQHLTPQQQQMYQQQMQLQHQAQHLKKIRRSLPHSETSQLQQMRAKVMGRKDANSLGQPIMSSSLAGVTSSILHSDPLAFMLTGSRGTRDAGDSSDTLSETDSQKSLRLRRKLPPTPLDPLESARLNSTKKRERSKSQPLQDRFRSYSPLRHSMERTTTNFSTGLSGMGRPSASETNLRSLTMGHDLDNRPGSALGLLGVSSVVSSTGLRSATGLGSADLTTTTSAMPSLYASSRTSSSLADIASVLPPNLRHLLGPSAGGSSYASDAAKYSSNKLPTYLQSLKEQLREEIKSATADRRRYLSEKEARLRWEREKFVASMDPLKRFEMEKKLSSPMLSSSVRNKIMRGGLIGQRRQLSDPKIYPMYSSISKDGDLESKYERDYLGGLSSLRPAYRSYELESLDDPLRRAEWGDPSQSYLATSYAAAGGALRETAINSVLDEDDLWNQYLTNSRWSSQAVRRSSADGESGTWRNTIDDSWRGRGMSAPPSRSRKSRSWHPSPYGSDEEDDREHKKHKIKVPFRVEIARRRQQIEENARLHEELLRLARLRESAELGFTPSTEWGGGAYDGTSVLRSVDQVLRDEALGLYGARPQPGTEEDRSIERIASTFRTDDYTTNIYERLSDFSPLSESVTEFSTPTAMPLLPDMPTRSRKLLEDLGSSPITESVLSMPQKGKPRYAETKQHHRGSDEQRRSYPDNYGTLGGSSRKPLKSSQSHDGGGGGGGGGGTYRPSGGSPSVQQQRTSSGEGAKQPKKSQASDLQHPQKKYNFPVKHLFLTRDPEDRTVGGNGLGMKVTGGKEIPNSGGQLGAFVTKIYPRGVVETFGDIDENDQILEWNGISLTDKTFEEVQSILSQSVGDIELVIRSHNDLVPKHVAASGPVHRYPDVVLSNHEPCSNSSSYDNLSSTSM; translated from the exons CGGCCCCTCCGGCCCCTGCGGCTGGTGAGGATGTGCCTGCGGTCGACCTGAGCCACTTAAGCGCCGAAGAGCGCGCCATGATTGAGAGCGTCATGGCCAAAGCCAAGGAAATGGACAAACCCGAACCTTCTCCTACACACAGTCCGCAACAGCAACAAATACAACAACatcagcaacaacaacaacaacaacaacagcagcagcagcaacgcttgcagcagcagcagcaacaacaacagcagcagcagcagcagcagcagcagcagagaatgcagcatcagcagcaaaatcaaaatatgttaCCCCAACAGaaccaacagcagcagcagcagcagatgcaACAGAAAATGCAGCAGGAGCAACAACGTCTGCAGCAGGAAAATCAGCGTCTGGACCAGCAACGTATTCAACAACAGCAAGAACAACGATTTCAGCATCaacagcagaagcagcaacaagagcagcagcaaatgCTGCAGCAggaacaacaacagcagcagcaacatgagcagcagcagaggcaTGCCGAACTGATGAACCAGCAGCTAAAAAA GGACATGGATTACCACGACACACACCTGTCCAGGCCGGCCTTTCAGCAAGCGCAGCAGAGACAA GGCTGGGAAGAGTCGTCGTCATCATCGAGTagcagcgccgccgccgccgcgtctcAGCAGCAAAAAAGTCAGCTGCCAGCTTTAAGCAGCGCGACGACGAGCAATGCAACGACCACGGTGACCACGACGACGGCCCGAGGCTCCCTGGAGGACCGCCTTGAGCGTGAGTATCTATTGAGGTCGACTCCGGCCGCTTCTTCTTCTACTTCTACTCCCGATCCTCCGCTCTCCTCCTTCACTTCTACGATCAGCACCCTCACCGCCGCTGCAACTGCAGCAAGCACCAGCTTTTCAACTCCGTCGTTCCTGTTGTCGTCAACGACTGATGCACTGCCAAGCAATTCGACGACGACCAGCACAATCAGCAAAAGCAGCACTAGCTCGATGACCTCCGCCCCGCCGGTGTTCAAGCCGATCTCGTGGAAGCCGTCGGTGTCtccgccgccgacgccaccCTCGCCGACCAAAACGCCCAAGTACACGTTTAGCAGTAGCAGCAGTAGTGTGAAGAACAGCATTTTCGCAAACGAGTCGGACCTGACAAAGTTCGAGGACCCGGTCAAGTACAACTCTTGGCGCGCCAGCAGGCTCATCGAGGAGACAAAGAATCTGCTCAGCAGTCAGCAGGAGGAGCGAGAGGCGTTGACCAAGTCTCTGGCATCTACAGCGACGACGACGCTTGCGACCGTGACCACGACGACGGCGACTTTCGCGTCTTACACGGACTCAGTGACTAGTGTGACTAGTGTTAAGGCTGATTGCAGCAGCAGTAGTTCTGAACCGGCGGTCACGTTGGAGGTGGCGGCGCAGTCGCCACCGAGCAGCGCGGCGCCCACTACTCTGCCGCCAATCCTGGACCACAGTCCAGGAGAAGTGTACACAATTCCCGAGGAAGAAGAAGAGATCACGAGCCCAATTGGCAGCGACGGCGTGACCAGTCTTAGGCACCGAGGAG ATGCAACTATGGGACTTACAAGAAGCAATTACATGGACATcactggccggccggccgcttcCAGAGACGAGTCTTTTGTCGGTGATACAGGGCTATTATCTGGAAGCCCTTACAG GTTGGGCCAAAGTGGTAGTCCAAAATCGATGATGGAATTTGGTCTTGGTTCCAGCCGGTTACGCGGCATGCag gACAGTAGCATAGATATTGGTAGCAGTAAAGGTCCAGATGGCATAACGAACCCTCTTTTGAGCGATCCACTGAAAAACTTGAAAGGCAGCTTTTTGCACCGCAACCAGCAGCAAATGCAGCAGGAGCAACAGGAAACAATACAAAATCAGTTGCAACTGCTGCAAGATAAGCAACAGCACCAGCAACAAGAAGCAATGATGCtcaaccagcagcagcaggacaTTCTGGCGATGAGCACTGCGCTGTCCAATTCGCtcacccagcagcagcagcaaattaaCAGCCAGTTTGGAAGCCCCCTGCAAACTACACAGCCTAGTTTGCAGTCTGGAGTGAGTGGGCTCACCAACAGCTTGCAGCAGATGAGTCTTaaccaacagcagcagcaacagcaaaataatatgcaaagtATGCAGCAAGGCTCAATGCTCAATAGCGGACTTCAGCAGGGGACGCAAATGCAGAACCAACAGttgcaaaataatcaaatccaAAACTCTGGACTCCAAAGTGGACTTCAGTCTGGGCTTCAAAGCAATTTACAAAGTGGACTTCAAAGCAATCTTCAGAGTGGACTTCAAAGCAATTTGCAGAGTGGACTTCAAAGCAATTTGCAGAGCAGTCTTCAAAACAGTTTACAGAGTGGTCTTCAAAACACCCTGCAAAATAGTCTTCAATCAGGACTGCAACAGAGCAGCGGATACCAGAGCCCCAGCCTGCAAAGTACTTTGCAGTCTGCAATGCAAAATAGCGGGCTTCAGTCCAACATGCAAAATAGCGGACTTCAGAGTGGAATGCAGAACAGTGGGCACCAGAGCGCGATGCAACAGAATATGCAGACCGGAATGCAAAGCAATATGCAAAACAGTTTGCAAGGTGGGCTGCAGAGCATGCAGAACAGCTTGCAGACTGGACTACAAGGAACGAACTTGTCTGACATGCAATACAACCAGCAGAATAGCATGCTGCAGCCAAATAGCCTGTACAACCAGCAACAGAGTAACCAGTACGGTCAACAAAACATGCTGGgacagcagcaacagcagcagcagcctttcCAGAGCTCAAACAATATGGACTTGGGCTTGCAAAACCAGTACCAGCAGCAGAACCAGCAAGACATGTTGATGGCACAGCAACTTGGTCAAAATAATTACCAGCAGCAAATGGGCCAGGGCGGCTTCCAAATGAACAACCAGCAACAGATGATGGGCCAAAACATGCAGTTCCAGCAGAACAAGCGCGGCCTCAAGCTAATGGACTTCATG GATGGCGACAGTGCACACAAACAGCaccaacaacagcagcagcagcaccaacagcaacagcagcaaggTCACGATGGAAAGACTGGTACCATTTCAGGCATGCTGGCTGATTTCAGTCGGGCATTAG GTTTGGGCAGCACTTCGCCTCGCCCATCTCCTTCGGAGGACAAGTCGATGATGCTGGGTCAGCATGGCATGCTTCCGCACTCGCTGTCCCAGCATCAGCAGCACCAGCAACTGCCGATGAGCAGCGCCAGTTACTCAGTGGTGTCCCAGCCGCAGGTCAGCTACGGCCAGCCGCATATGCACTCGACGTCTGCCTCGGCCGCCAGCCAGCTGCTCTCATCGCAGCCCACATCCTCGGCTTATCAGAACCAATTAGCATCCTCCACCATCGCTGGACTACCGGTCACCGTGCTCCAGGGCACTCCGCAGACCACCCTGGTGCTCACCTCCTGCCAGCACCTcacgccgcagcagcagcagatgtACCAGCAACAGATGCAGCTGCAGCACCAAGCGCAGCATCTCAAGAAGATCAGGAGAAGCTTGCCACACTCGGAAACTTCACAGCTGCAGCAAATGAGAGCCAAAGTG ATGGGACGCAAAGACGCCAACTCGTTGGGTCAGCCAATAATGAGCTCCAGTCTGGCTGGTGTCACTTCCTCCATTTTGCACTCAGACC CATTGGCTTTCATGTTGACGGGATCTCGAGGTACTCGCGACGCCGGCGACTCATCGGACACTCTTAGCGAGACAGACTCGCAGAAGTCGCTAAGACTTCGACGGAAGTTACCGCCAACACCTCTGGACCCACTGGAAAGCGCCAGGCTCAATTCAACCAAAAAACGGGAGCGCAGCAAGTCTCAGCCCTTGCAAGACAGGTTCAG ATCGTACTCACCTTTGCGACACTCCATGGAACGAACGACGACCAACTTTTCGACTGGGCTGTCTGGCATGGGCCGGCCAAGTGCCAGTGAGACCAATTTAAGAAGTCTCACAATGGGCCATGACCTGGACAATCGTCCTGGGTCAGCCCTTGGTCTCCTTGGAG TCTCGAGTGTGGTGTCGAGCACAGGTCTGCGGAGTGCCACTGGGCTCGGCTCGGCCGACCTGACAACAACCACGTCGGCTATGCCGTCGCTTTACGCGTCGTCGCGCACCTCGTCCAGTCTGGCGGATATTGCGTCTGTCTTGCCACCCAATTTGCGCCATTTGCTTGGCCCCTCGGCGGGTGGTTCATCGTACGCCTCGGATGCCGCCAAGTACAGCAGCAATAAG TTGCCCACGTACTTGCAGAGTCTGAAGGAGCAGCTACGCGAGGAGATCAAGTCGGCGACAGCCGACCGGCGACGCTACCTCTCGGAAAAAGAGGCCCGCCTCCGTTGGGAGCGGGAGAAGTTCGTCGCCTCCATGGACCCGCTGAAAAG ATTTGAAATGGAGAAAAAACTAAGTTCTCCAATGTTATCAAGCAGTgtacgaaataaaataatgcgcgGCGGTCTCATCGGACAGCGCAGACAACTCTCCGACCCAAAAATTTATCCCATGTACTCGTCCATCTCCAAAGACGGCGATCTTGAAAGCAAATACGAGAGG GACTACCTGGGCGGACTGTCGTCGCTGCGTCCGGCGTACCGATCGTACGAGCTCGAGTCGCTGGACGACCCGCTGCGGCGGGCCGAGTGGGGCGACCCCTCGCAGTCGTACCTGGCTACGTCGTACGCGGCCGCCGGCGGTGCCCTCCGCGAGACAGCCATCAACAGCGTACTCGACGAGGACGACCTGTGGAACCAATACCTCACCAACAGCAG GTGGTCCAGCCAGGCGGTGCGCCGCTCTAGCGCCGACGGCGAGTCCGGCACGTGGCGCAACACCATCGATGACTCGTGGCGGGGGCGCGGCATGTCGGCGCCGCCGTCGCGCTCGCGCAAGTCGCGCTCGTGGCACCCGTCGCCCTACGGTAGCGACGAGGAAGATGACCGTGAGCATAAGAAGCACAAGATCAAGGTGCCCTTCCGC GTGGAGATCGCACGAAGGCGGCAGCAGATCGAGGAGAACGCGCGTCTGCACGAGGAGCTGTTGCGGTTGGCGCGGCTACGCGAGTCAGCTGAGTTGGGCTTCACGCCGAGCACCGAGTGGGGCGGCGGCGCGTACGACGGCACCAGCGTGCTGCGCTCGGTGGACCAGGTGCTGCGGGACGAGGCCCTTGGGCTTTACGGGGCGCGGCCGCAGCCCGGCACCGAGGAGGACCGCAGCATCGAGCGCATCGCCAGCACGTTCCGCACCGACGACTACACGACCAACATCTACGAACGCTTGTCTGACTTTTCGCCGCTGTCCGAGAGCGTGACCGAGTTCAGTACGCCGACCGCCATGCCGCTGCTGCCCGACATGCCGACGCGCTCGCGAAAACTGCTCGAGGACCTGGGCAGCTCGCCCATAACCGAGTCGGTGCTGTCGATGCCCCAAAAAG GCAAGCCGCGGTACGCGGAAACGAAGCAACACCACCGCGGATCCGACGAGCAGCGCCGCTCCTACCCTGACAACTACGGCACCCTGGGCGGCAGCTCGCGCAAGCCCCTCAAGAGCAGTCAGAGCCAcgacgggggcggcggcggcggtggaggcggcggcacCTACCGGCCGAGCGGTGGCAGCCCCTCCGTGCAACAGCAGAGGACGTCGAGCGGCGAAGGCGCAAAACAGCCAAAGAAATCGCAA GCATCCGATCTACAGCACCCACAGAAGAAATACAACTTTCCTGTGAAACACCTTTTCCTAACACGTGATCCCGAGGACAGAACTGTTGGTG GCAATGGGCTTGGCATGAAAGTTACTGGTGGCAAAGAAATTCCCAACTCGGGTGGTCAACTAGGGGCGTTTGTTACTAAAATTTACCCGAGGGGTGTTGTGGAAACTTTCGGCGACATTGATGAAA ATGACCAAATTTTGGAGTGGAATGGGATCAGCCTTACAGACAAGACTTTTGAAGAGGTTCAGTCCATCCTGTCGCAATCTGTTGGAGACATCGAGCTTGTAATTAGAAG TCACAATGATCTAGTGCCAAAGCACGTTGCGGCCTCTGGTCCTGTCCATCGGTATCCAGACGTGGTGCTGAGCAACCATGAGCCCTGCAGCAATTCCTCGTCCTATGACAACTTATCCAGTACAAGCATGTAA